The genomic segment GATTCGCGGCAACGTCGTTACCCGCCTTGCAAAGTTGGATGCGGGTGAATACTCTGCTTTGGTGCTTGCCTGTTCGGGGCTTCATCGCCTGGATTTGGGTTATCGCATCAGCCGTATTTTTACGTATGATGAAATGATACCCGCCGCAGGGCAAGGCATTTTGGCTATACAAGGCAGAGCGGGCGAAAACTACGATTTTTTAGAGTGTGTGAATGATAAACATGCAGAATATGCCGCCATTGCCGAACGTGCTTTTGTTCGCGAACTGGACGGCGGGTGCAGTTCCCCCATCGCGGCACATGCCGAGCTTGCCGACGATAAAATGAAACTCACCGGCCTTTATTACGATGAAGAAACAGGGCAGCACGTGATTGGTTTTGCTATAGGAAAAGCCGAAGACGGCGAACAGATGGGCGTTGACCTTGCAAACAGGCTGAAAGGGGAGATACCTCGATGAATGGTAAGGTTATCTTGGTAGGTGCAGGCCCCGGTGATGTGGAGCTGCTTACATTGAAAGGAAAAGCCTTGTTGCAGCAAGCGGATGTTGTAGTTTATGATAAACTGGTAGGGCAGGGCGTTTTGGCACTGATTCCGCCCACCGCCCGCCGTATTAATGTGGGTAAACGCGCAAACAATCACCCTGTACCGCAGCACCAAATCAACCAAATATTGTTGGATGAGGCGCTGGCAGGCAACCTTGTAGTGCGGCTGAAAGGCGGCGACCCATTTTTATTCGGGCGCGGCGGCGAAGAACTGGAGCTACTTGTAAAACATGGGATATCCTTCGAAATTGTTCCGGGGGTTACC from the Hydrogenoanaerobacterium saccharovorans genome contains:
- the hemC gene encoding hydroxymethylbilane synthase — translated: MEKRKIIVGSRDSSLAVAQTKLVMDTIAANHPELELELVTMKTTGDVILDKSLDKIGGKGLFVKELDRALRDRKVDVTVHSLKDMPMDTPEDLPILAFSKRGDPSDALILPYGTKVFDDTKPIGCGSARRNLQLKKLYPNVQTKLIRGNVVTRLAKLDAGEYSALVLACSGLHRLDLGYRISRIFTYDEMIPAAGQGILAIQGRAGENYDFLECVNDKHAEYAAIAERAFVRELDGGCSSPIAAHAELADDKMKLTGLYYDEETGQHVIGFAIGKAEDGEQMGVDLANRLKGEIPR